The DNA region ACAGACTGATTTCGAGCCGCAGTGGACCGTGCGCGACGGGGTTCGGGATCTCGCTCGCCGTTTCCGATCCCAGCAGCACACAGGTGACAACCAAATGGAATCACCTATCTACCAGACTCCTCAAGAGGGGTTCAGCAATGACTGACTACCCATCGATCGTGGTGACCGGCGCTGCCGGTTACATCGGGAGCCGCGTCGTCCACCAACTCCAACAGACCCACCCTGACTGGGAGCTCACCGCGATCGATAACTTCTATCGAGGAACAATTCGTGAGATCGGCGAGACGACCATCGAGCATGTCGACGTTCGCGACCGTGAGCGCCTGTACGAGGTGCTTGAGGGGGCCGATATCGTGATGCACCTGGCGGCGATCAGCGGCGTCGACGACTGTGAGCGTCACTCCAAATTGACCCACGACGTCAACGTCCAGGCGACCACCGACATCGCGTGGTTTTGTCGCGAACACGGCACCGGCCTGATTTTCCCCGCCTCGATGGCGCTCGTCGGCGACCCAGTCGAATTCCCGATCACGACGGACCACCCCCGGGACCCACTCAACTGGTATGGCCGCAGCAAATACCTCGGCGAGCAGGTCATCGAAACGCTGGCCACGGATGCCTTCCCGGCCCACCTCTATCTCAAATCGAACCTGTATGGCGAACACCGAATTGGCGAGCGCGTGGTCTCGAAGGGGACCGTGATCAACTTCTTCGTCAACCGCGCGCTCGCAGGTGAGCCGCTCACCGTCTACGAACCGGGAACGCAGTCACGCAACTTCGTGCACGTCAAAGACGTTGCTCGCGTCTACGTCCGGAGTGCGGAGGTACTCGTCCAGCAACTCGAGGCGGGTGAGACGGGTCTCTCGAAATACGCAGTTGGTACCGACGAGGACCCGAGCGTCCACGAGATGGCTGAACTGGTCGCTGCCATTGCTGGTGAGGAAACCGGGCGCGAGCCCCCAATCGAACTGGTCGAAAACCCACGGACGGGCGAAACCCTGGTCTCGAACTTCTCGATTGAGACGACCCGCACCAGCGAGGACCTCGGATGGGAGGTCAAACATAGCGTAGAAGAGAGTATCCGCGAGCTCCTCCAACAGAAATCCTCCTAACTCGTTTTCGACAGTATTCGAGGCCCCTAATTTGAGTTGGGTTGCAGGGGTGGGTACGCTGTCGAACTCCCAGATGAGATCGAAGTACGGTCTGAGCCCGGCGATAAACGCCCCGTTTTCGGTGACGGCCGCTTGTCGCATATGAAACGGGATCTCCTTCGCTTCGACGAGGAGGACGGCCCGACCGAAGTCGTAGTCCAGTCTTGGGTCGATAAAGGTGCCCCGCCACGGGAGGATCTGACTGCTGAAGCGATAGTCGACGTCGGGATACGAGGTTTGGATCTCACGTACGATCCCGGATTGGATGGCCTCGTTCTTTTCTGAGAGATATTTTGGATCGAGGAAGAGGATGCGTACATTGATCTCGCATTCGAGGGCCTTTTGGAGATCAGGCTCTACTTTGGTGAGGTACTCAATCTTCGTTATAATATAGATGTGGGAGTCGACCTCCTGATAGAGCGTTCGGGTCTCGTGCTCACTCGGGTCACCGACATCCACGACATAGAATAACTCCTCCGTGGGGGAAATGGTTTGACTCGCTGCCTGACACTGCGCTTCGAACTGCCCGATAAATCCCTCACGAAGCCATCAATCCCCTGTCAGTAGGCCTCGTACGCCTGACGTTGGCTCTCAACGGCCCGATTGAGAATTTCTGTGGGTGATTTCGCCTAGTATTCCTTTGGCCGAGCGGGGGATGATTTTGATGAATCCCTTATCCGAAAGCGACTCGAGGACGCCGTACACCCGTGCTTTGGGGATCCCGGTCGCTTCAGAGATGGTTGGCGCCGTTGCTCGACCAAACTCTAAGAAATGGGCGAGAGCTGTCGCCTCATACTCTTTCAGATCGAGTTGTTCTAAGAGCGCAACCGCATCATCGTGGCGAGCTATTATCTGGGTATGAGGGCTGTCTCGCTTTAACGATCCGCAGGGACGATGGCGCCGGGGGGGGGGGGGGGGGGGTACTAGACCACCCATCATTCGAAAACAGTGACTTATCAATCATTTCCAGAGAGTTTATATGAGATGCTCGTGATCAAGTTACTAGGAGTTTGAGTAACATGGACGATGAACCCGAACACTACGACGAACATCTTGATGACCTGGAGGACGGCGCCGGCTGTACAGAGATCTGGGAGCACATCGCCAGTAACCGAGGACAGGGAGATACTGACGAAGCAGACGAGGAACTGGAAGAGCGCGGACGGACGCCAGTCTCCCAGAAAGGCCAGTAACGAACGGCGTATTTCTGCTGGGGTAATCTGTTGAGAGAGTTCTCTTGTGGCTTCTCACTGTGTCGCTTTGAGGTAGCCTCACAGGCCACAAGGTTGAAATGTCACTACTCCAATTACACGGGTGACTGACCCCTAATGCGTGCTTTGAATAGATTGAAATCGGCTATGTGCGAAAGATGCCAGAGCGAACTCGAAGAGAAGACACACAAGGGCTATTCTGCGTGGGGCTGTCCCGACTGTGATGCACTGCTAGTCGTCTTGTGGGATGAGGAGGGCCGAATTCGTCGCAACGATACGATCACCGTGAAGTAATACTAATCTCTGGATACCCGGCGTTTGCCCCGCTTTCCTATTCTAGACGTTGTATCCGCCTTAAGAGCGGAGTCTGCCCCACAACGATCTCTACTAGCGGTCTTGAAGAGACCCTCGACCCGATGTCTACCGTTAATGTTCCAGTCTGACGAGCAACCCTCATGGAGTGGTGCCTCCATCATAATCAGCCCAAGGATGGGCAATTGAATCTGGCCCCGTCTATTCTCTAACCTCTATTAGAAATATATATGGATTGATAATAAAATAACAGTGGGCCATGGTAGTGTGGATAATAAACACAACTGTTCGTCACTCTAGTGAGTGTCGATATACAACAAAGTAGATTAGAGTTCCTCTTGTGAACGTAAAGGGCTTTCTGTGAGTACAAATTAACACCAACGGCTTGTCGATCAATTCTATAATACGTATACCTACCTGAACACATTCTACTCGCATGATCAACTAAAATTCACAATAATATACCGCAAAGATGTGAATTTGTCATTTATAATCAGAAACTCTAAACTATATGGATCATAGAGTATTTCTT from Natronosalvus rutilus includes:
- a CDS encoding helix-turn-helix domain-containing protein yields the protein MMGGLVPPPPPPRRHRPCGSLKRDSPHTQIIARHDDAVALLEQLDLKEYEATALAHFLEFGRATAPTISEATGIPKARVYGVLESLSDKGFIKIIPRSAKGILGEITHRNSQSGR
- a CDS encoding NAD-dependent epimerase/dehydratase family protein, which encodes MTDYPSIVVTGAAGYIGSRVVHQLQQTHPDWELTAIDNFYRGTIREIGETTIEHVDVRDRERLYEVLEGADIVMHLAAISGVDDCERHSKLTHDVNVQATTDIAWFCREHGTGLIFPASMALVGDPVEFPITTDHPRDPLNWYGRSKYLGEQVIETLATDAFPAHLYLKSNLYGEHRIGERVVSKGTVINFFVNRALAGEPLTVYEPGTQSRNFVHVKDVARVYVRSAEVLVQQLEAGETGLSKYAVGTDEDPSVHEMAELVAAIAGEETGREPPIELVENPRTGETLVSNFSIETTRTSEDLGWEVKHSVEESIRELLQQKSS